A window of the Henckelia pumila isolate YLH828 chromosome 3, ASM3356847v2, whole genome shotgun sequence genome harbors these coding sequences:
- the LOC140890735 gene encoding cytochrome P450 71A6-like, with the protein MSYLSQFIVSLPLLAIFLFFVYKWRRNEASNLPPSPRKLPLIGNFHQMGALPHRSLHSLSRRYGPLMLLHFGKVPVLVASSAEAAREIMKNQDLIFSNRPKSTVPDKLLYGSLDVAFAPYGEYWRQIRSICVLHLLSNKRVQSFGRLREEETSIMIDNIRRSSSAGVVNLSDVLATLTNNVVCRAALGRKYASKGEGDKLRKLLKEFVQLLGSSCIGDYIPCLSWIDRLNGLHTKLDKVGKELDQFLERVVKEHRDIEQVVLKKKRVNVGEEEEEEELDFVDILLQFQRENEDTSHFEDNSIKAIIMDVFAAGTDTTYTAVEWAVIELLRHPESMKKLQDEVRAICATKGEITESDLEKMQYLKLVMKESLRMHAPIPLLVPRESTKDTKIMGYDIASGTQVIINSWAIGRDPSSWEHPEEFRPERFLDRNTDYKGLDFELIPFGAGRRGCPGVTFATAVFELALAKLVHNFDMALPDGESGENLDMTEVNGIAVHRKFPLMIIATPPAS; encoded by the exons ATGTCTTATCTTTCACAATTCATCGTTTCCCTCCCTCTTTTGGCGATCTTCCTCTTCTTCGTCTACAAATGGCGGCGCAACGAAGCTTCAAATCTGCCACCATCTCCCAGAAAGCTTCCACTGATCGGCAACTTCCACCAGATGGGTGCACTCCCCCACCGCTCTCTCCACTCCTTGTCCAGGCGCTACGGACCCCTCATGCTGCTTCATTTCGGCAAAGTCCCGGTGCTTGTCGCCTCCTCAGCCGAAGCAGCTCGCGAGATAATGAAAAACCAAGACCTGATCTTTTCAAACAGGCCCAAATCCACCGTACCCGATAAGCTACTTTACGGCTCCCTCGACGTGGCGTTCGCTCCTTACGGCGAGTACTGGAGGCAGATCAGGAGCATATGCGTGCTTCATCTTTTAAGCAACAAAAGGGTTCAGTCCTTTGGCCGATTGAGGGAAGAGGAGACGTCGATTATGATCGACAACATCAGGAGATCGTCGTCTGCAGGTGTCGTGAACTTGAGTGATGTGTTGGCAACCCTTACAAATAATGTGGTTTGCAGGGCTGCGTTGGGGAGGAAGTATGCGAGCAAAGGAGAAGGGGATAAGCTGAGAAAGTTACTCAAAGAGTTCGTGCAGCTACTGGGAAGTTCTTGCATCGGTGATTACATTCCATGTCTTTCTTGGATTGATCGCTTGAATGGTCTGCACACTAAGTTGGATAAAGTGGGGAAAGAGTTGGACCAATTCTTGGAGAGAGTGGTGAAAGAGCATAGGGATATTGAACAAGTAGTGCTAAAGAAGAAGAGAGTTAATGTTggggaggaggaggaggaggaggagttGGATTTTGTGGATATATTGCTTCAGTTTCAGAGGGAAAACGAAGATACTAGCCATTTCGAGGATAATTCCATCAAAGCCATTATTATG GATGTATTTGCTGCCGGAACCGACACAACATACACCGCCGTCGAGTGGGCGGTGATAGAGCTTCTACGACACCCGGAAAGCATGAAAAAACTACAAGATGAAGTGAGAGCCATTTGCGCAACAAAAGGAGAGATCACAGAAAGTGACTTAGAAAAAATGCAATATCTAAAGTTGGTGATGAAAGAGAGTCTAAGAATGCATGCTCCAATTCCATTGCTAGTCCCACGAGAGTCGACCAAAGACACCAAAATAATGGGATATGACATTGCATCCGGCACACAAGTTATCATCAATTCTTGGGCGATAGGACGAGACCCATCGTCGTGGGAACATCCCGAAGAATTTCGTCCTGAGAGGTTCTTGGACAGGAACACTGACTACAAAGGGTTGGATTTCGAGTTGATACCATTTGGTGCTGGTCGGAGAGGGTGTCCTGGTGTTACATTTGCCACCGCGGTTTTCGAACTCGCGTTGGCGAAATTGGTGCATAACTTTGACATGGCATTACCAGATGGAGAAAGTGGGGAGAATTTAGACATGACTGAAGTCAATGGAATCGCAGTCCATAGGAAATTTCCTCTGATGATTATAGCCACTCCACCGGCTTCATAG